The window ATTTGGCCCAAAAGGAACTGAATGTCTCGCAAATTGAGCAGATTACCCAAATCAGCCAGCCTACGCTTTCACAGCAGCTGATGATGCTGCGCAAAAGCGATGTGGTCACAACCCGCCGTGACGGCAAGCAGATTTACTACTCAATCAAAGACCCGAATTTAGTCACTGTGCTGCAGACCCTGTATCAGCTGTACTGCCATCAGGCGCACAAGCCGCTTTAACACTTAAGGGCTGGCAGCGGAGCCTCAAGAAGGGCTCTGCATCATCCTGCGCTGGCAGCCTGAATCTATTGCTCAGCCTTTCTGCCTTACCCTCCCTTCCTTTATTTTCTGCGCTTTCAGCGCCAGCAGATGTCACGCCGCCACGCGGGCGGCGGCTTGCACAGCCAAATTTCAAGCAGGCCAAGACTTCTTAGCATTTTTTGTGCATAATATATATTAAATTGTGATTTAGACTATTTTATGCCGGATTTCAAAGCTCAAATCTTAAAGCATCTTCCCGCATGGCAATGGCTGCAGGACTACAGCGCCGGCAAATTCAAGTCTGACGCCTTGGCTGCATTGATTGTGATTGCCATGCTGGTGCCGCAAGGCATGGCCTATGCCATGCTGGCTGGCCTGCCGCCGATTATGGGGCTGTATGCCAGCATGATTCCCATGATCATGTATGCGCTGATCGGCGGCAGCACCACGCTGTCGATTGGACCTGTCGCCATTATTTCCATGATGACCTTTGCGACGCTGAATCCTTTATTTGAAGCGGGCTCTCCGGCTTATATTGAAGCCGCCATGCTGCTGGCGCTGCTGGTCGGCATCATTTCACTGCTGCTGGGCCTGCTGCGTTTCGGCTTTCTGATTCAGCTGATCAGCCATCCGGTCATCAAGAGCTTTATTATCGCCTCAGCCCTGCTGATCGCCTTAGGCCAGCTTAAGTTTCTGGTGGATATTCCGCTGAATGGCAACAGCATTCCAGAGTTCATACAAAGTCTGGTGCAGTACATGCCGAATGCCGACATGACCTCCCTGATTTTCGGCATCGCCTCAATCCTGTTTTTAATTTATCTGCCTAAAATTTTAAATTCCCAGGCTGTGCAGGGGCGCATCGGCTCGACCAATTTCATTGTCAAATCTGTGCCTCTCATTTTGGTGGTCATTTCCATTGCCTTAACCGTATATTTCGGGCTGAAAGATCTCGGCATTAAAACCGTGGGCGAAATTCCTTCAGGCTTTCCGCCGGTGCGCATTCCGCACTGGAACTTAGATCTGGTGCTGACGCTGCTGCCCGGCGCAGCCATGATCGCCATGATCAGCTTTGTAGAGTCACTGTCAATTGCGCAGGCCACGGCGCTGCAGCAGAGAAGCCATTTGAACAGCAATCAGGAGCTGGCGGCGCTTGGCTTAGCCAATATCAGCGCGGGCCTGACCTCAACATTTCCAGTGACCGGCAGCCTGTCGCGCACCGTGGTGAATGCTGATGCCGGCGCTAAAACGCCGATGGCCGGGGTGCTGTCCTCGCTGCTGATTATTCTGGTCACGCTGTATTTCACCGGATTCTTTAAAGACCTGCCTCTGGTGATTCTGGCCGCCACGATTATTGTTTCCATTTGGAAACTGGCGGATTTCAAGCCTTTTCTGGACACTTGGCGCTATTCCAAGGCCGACGGCATCGCCATGTGGATTACATTTTTTGGCGTGATTTTTATTGATATTTCCACAGGCCTTATGATCGGCATTGTTTCCACATTTATTTTAATGCTTTGGCGCATCAGCCGCCCGCATATAGCGGTGATTGGCTTGGTGGAAGGCACGCAGCATTTCAGGAATGTGCAGCGCCGCCATGTGCTGACCTCGCCTGAAATTATGTCGATGCGCATTGATGAAAACCTGACCTTTTTAAATGCCAATGCCTTAAAGGGCTTTTTGATCAATCAGGTCAGCCAGCACCCGCAGCTGCGGCATGTGGTCATCAACTGCTCCAGCGTCAGCAGCATCGATTTCAGCGCTTTGGAAATGCTGGAAGATATTAACAGCGAGCTGGACAAGCTGGATATCCGCCTGCATTTTTCAGAAATCAAAGGCCCGGTGATGGACAGGCTGCAGCACTCAAAACTGCTGCGGCAGCTCAGCGGCAAGATTTACCTGACGCACTATCAGGCCATGCAGGACCTGTCGCGCAATACGGCCGAATATCTTATTTAAATGGGAAAAAATCGCAGATTATCAAGGAAGCAGGCCATGAAATTTATGGCCTGCCTGAAAATAGGCTGCGAAAATATAGAATATCAATTGAAAAAATAAGCACTTAATTTTTATATCAGATTTGTTTTAAGCCTGAAAGATTTTCAGTATAAAATATCGGGCTTATTTTCAACATTTTGTCATCGTAATTCTGACAAGGCTCCCCTATGTTTTCAGCTTTTACGCGTTTGAGTTTAGTCACCCGGATTATTATTGCCATAATTTTAGGTGTATTGGTTGCCGTTCTTTTTCCAAACGCTGCGCCGTACCTCAGCCTGCTTGGCGACCTATTCATTAAAGCGCTTAAATCGGTTGCCCCGATTCTTGTTTTTGTCTTAGTTTTATCTTCTATTGCAAACTTTAAAGTCGGCAGCAGCAATGCTTATATCAAGCCGATTATGCTGATGTATGCTTCAGGCATGCTCTTTGCGGCCTTAAGCGCAGTAGTCGCCAGCATGCTGTTCCCTAGCGTTCTGTTTTTAGATGCGCCGGCCCAAGGTGAATTGAGCCCTCCCGGCAGCCTTGCGGAAATTTTAAAGAACCTGCTGCTGAGCTTTGTTGCCAACCCGGTTACAGCCATCAGCGAAGCCAACTTCATCGGCATTTTAGCCTGGGCTGTGGCTTTGGGCGCAGCTTTCCGCCATGCTTCAGACCAGACCAAAGTATTCCTGACTGAAGCAGCTGAGGCAGTAAACCGGGTGATCCGTCTTGTGATCAGCTTTGCGCCAATCGGCATTTTCGGCTTGGTGGCGGTGACTTTTGCGGATGCAGGCCTAAGCACGCTGGTCAGCTATGCGCACCTGCTGGCCGTACTGCTGGGTACCATGCTTTTTGTGGCTTTGGCGATCAATCCGCTGATGGTGGGATTAGTGACCCGGGAAAATCCATATCCTTTAGTATTTCAGTGCCTGCGCGAAAGCGGCATCACGGCATTCTTTACCCGCAGTTCAGCCGCCAATATTCCGGTGAACCTGGATCTTGCGAAACGCTTAGGCGTTCCGGAATCGACCGCCAGCGTGGCCATTCCTTTGGGCGCGACCATCAACATGGCAGGCGCATCCGTGACCATTACCGTACTGACTTTGGCCACTGTGCATACGCTGGGCATTTCGGTTGACTTCACCACCATGCTGATTCTGTCTGTCATTGCCACAGTTTCCGCATGCGGGGCATCGGGCGTTGCCGGCGGCTCACTGCTGCTGATTCCGGTGGCTTGCGGCCTGTTCGGCATCTCGTCAGATATTGCCATGCAGGTTGTCGCCATCGGCATGGTGATCAGCGTGCTGCAGGATTCGACTGAAACTGCGCTGAATTCTTCGACTGACGTGCTATTTACTGCTGCAGTAGACCGCGGTTTAAGATAATATACTGATAAACGTATATTAATTATTCAATGTGCTATGCCTTTTTATACCTTGCCGCTGTGGGTTCAATTTGGCGCATTCTTTCTCGCAATGAATGCGGGCATGGTCAATGTGCTGGGGCTGGTGACTGTTCTGCACCAGTCCGTTTCGCATATGACGGGCAACGTCAGCATGCTGGCTCTGGCGGTTTTAAACTGGCATCCGGCATCTATTGTTTACCTTTTCTGCATTACCCTGTCTTATGTGATTGGTTCTTTTTACAGCGGGCTGATTTTAGGCAATAGCCATTTCCGCCTGGGCAGGCTCTACGGCGCGCCATTGAGCCTTGTGGCGTTTTTCACGTTCCTGTGCTGGTTGCTGCTGCCCTATTTTCCGCGCTATGCGCTGCTTTGGGCCTGCGTGGCGATGGGCGTGCAGAATGCCATGGTCAGCCACTATAAAGGCACCATTATCCGCACCACGCACTTATCCGGCGTATTGACAGACTTAGGCCTGGCTTTGGGCTACCGCGCCAGAGGCTTGGAGGTCGAGCGCAAGCGGGTAATTCTGCATTTACTGATTTTATTTGGATTTTTTATAGGCGGGCTTATTGCCAGCTTGATTTATCCTTTATTAAAATTGAATTCGTTTCTTGTCCCGGCAGCATTCAGCTTAGCGTTAAGCACTGTATATTGGGTCATCTATCTGCGTTACCGGCATATTCAAAATTGAGTTTGGAACATCTTATGGTTAAAAATGCACTACAGGCACAGTTATTAAAAGCAGGTTTGGTCGATAACAAAAAAGCCAAAAAACTGTCTAAGCAGGCTGTGCATGAACAGCGTACCGGTCAAAGCAATGAAGCTGAAATCAAGGCTAAAATTGCGCAAGATCAGGAGCAGAAGCAGGCGCGCGACCATGCCATTGAGCAGGAGAAAAAAGCCGCGCTGCATGAGAAAGAGCTGAAAGCGTCTATCCTGCAGATGATCAATCAGCAGAAAATCCGCAATACCGGCGGCGATGTTACTTATCAGTTTATTGATGGCGGCAAGATCAAAAAGCTTTACATCAATCAGCAGATTTACAATGCCCTTGTCGCCGGCAGCCTGGTGATTGCCAAAGAAAACGACAGCTACGCATTTTTGCCGATGGCGCTGGCGGAGCGCATCAATGCGAAAATGGAAGGCTTTATTATTGTGAACAATTCTGAACAGAATGATCAGACCACAGATGAGGAAGATCCGTATGCAGCCTACGTCATTCCTGATGATTTGATGTGGTAAGCGCTGGCGCTTAGCATTCAAAAGCTTTGGATTGGGTAATGCTGATCTACTGCAGCCCTTTTCGTATTATCAATTGATAAATCTCGCCTAACCCCTCTTTACAAAAGAGGGGATGAACAGCATTGCTGTGCAAGGAATTCAATACCAGATTGAGCCTTCCATTTGCTGCTCCCGCACTCAGCAAAGCGTAAAAAGATGCAGGGTTTATGTATGCAAAACGTTATTATAAAAAATCTTTTAAAATTAAGACGATAAACTGCGCTCAATTCAAACTGAAAACACGATGAGGATGGTTTTGGAGCGTTTTACCTTTATTCAAAAAATTCAAGATTGGTCTGATCAATATCCTTGGCTGGAAATGCTGACTTCGCTCAGCATGGTTATTTTACTGGCCATTTTGGCGACTTTTATCGCCAAACAGGTGGTTGTCCGCGGCATCCGCAAATTAATCGCCAAACTGCCCTTTTTCAATGATTCAATTATTGCCAGGCACAGCGTAATCCGCCGGATTACCAATATTGTGCCTGCTGTTGTGCTCATGAATGGTATTAAAACCGTGCCTCATGTGTCTGCAGAATTCATCAGCTTGGTGCAGACCGTATCACAGGCCTTTATTTTCCTCACTATCGCCCTAGCCATCAGTGAAATGCTGAATATTTTCAATTTGGTGTATCAGCGCAATCCTAAGTCCAAAAACAAGCCGATTAAGGGCTATCTGCAGCTGATCAAGCTGATCATCTTCATTGTCTGCGGCCTGATGATTTTAGGCACATTCCTGAAGAAAGACGTATTTACCCTGCTGGCCGGTTTTGGCGCCATGGCTGCCGTGCTGATGCTGGTGTTTCAAAATACCATCCTGTCTTTGGTCGCTTCGGTGCAGATTTCATCCTACGACATGGTGCGCATTGGCGACTGGATAGAAATGCCCTCCCTGAATGCCGATGGCGATGTCATTGATATGTCATTACATACGATTACCGTACAGAACTTTGACAAGACTTTGACCACCATTCCAACCAATAAGCTGGTCACCGATACCTTTAAAAACTGGCGCGGCATGGCGGCGGCGGGCGTACGGCGCATTAAGCGCTCCATCTACATTGATCAGGACTCTGTGCATTTCATGACTGACGATGAGCAGAAAAAGCTGAAGGAGTTTCTGCTGCTTGGTCAATACCTGAATGATAAGTCTGCGGAAATCGAGCAGTTTAACCAGAAGCTGAGCAACCCGGCGCACTATAATCAGCGCCGGCTGACCAATTTGGGGACATTCCGCGCCTATGTTGAGCTGTATTTAAAGCAGCATCCCGGCATTGCGCGGCATCAGTCCCTGATTATCCGCCAGCTGCAGCCGACCAGTGAAGGCCTGCCTTTGGAAATCTATGCATTTACCAACGTCACGGCATGGAAAGACTATGAAGCGATTCAGTCTGATATTTTCGATCACCTGATTGCGATTATTCCTGAATTCGGCCTGAAAATTTATCAGGCGCCTTCAGGTTCTGACCTGAAAGCCAGCCTGAGCAGACTGCAGGGAAATTAACAGCCAAATGTAAAAATGCCCCATCTAAGCGCATTCTGCACTTTGCATAGAACAGTCAAACTGCCTAATGGCTTTTCTTCATTAAAAAAACCGCCTAATCATACAATTAGGCGGTTTTCCCTATTCAGCTCAGCCTACATATCCGTATGCTTTTTCCAAGTCATCGTGCTCACCGCATTGGCATTCTTTGCCTTGCCATAGACTTTCATTTGATCCCCTGCCAGATTCAGGCTAGCATCAATCGTATAAAGATGCCCATCTTGCGGATTAACCCAGATGCCCTGACTGAATTGCTTATTGCTGGAGCCGGCAACCAGCCCTTTCAGCGCTTCCATGCCTAAAATAGGCTGATTTTTCAGTGCACCCTGACATTTGCTGCAAAGCTCGGAACTTGGGGCGCCCGGCAAAGGGCGGTTTTTTGTAATAACCGCGCTGTATTGCTGTGTTTTAGAATTCTTGCGGATGACGATATCTGAAACATAATAGCCGGTACGGTCATCAATCACTTTCCATGTGCCAATCAACGGGTCAAAAGGCATGGCGGATAAGGGGCTCATCAGCCCGCATAACAGCGCAGCTGCGCCAAAAAACTTAAGGTTCATAAAGATATTTACAATTAGGGGAAGAAAAATACAGCAATGTAAAAATGGCCGAATTATAGCAACTATTTTTTAATCGACGTCAATTATTTCATTAAAATTAAACATATAGTTGATAGCAGAGTTTAAAAACAAACCAAATATTAAAATCATGAAAGCGCCGGCTCAAGCTGCATGGCGGTTTCCTTTTGTCAATTTGCATCTATAATTCATAGCAGCATAACCACAATAAGATTAACGATGAAACTGGAACTACCCCTTGCCCTGCTGCTCGCGCTGGCTTTCACTGGCTGTCAAAAGCAGCAGGCTGAAGATGCAAAGCCTGACTCTGCCATTGCCGCGCAATTTGAAAAATCGGACGCCGTTATTGGCGCTTATCTGGATAAGCTGGACAGCCCAGAAACGCCTAAAGGCGAAAAGACTCAAATTCTCTGCAAGGACTACCCCGCCGAATACAAAACCAATTACATGCCGGCTTTGCTTCAATTGGCGCCTAAAGATTACACGGAGGATAAGCTGGCCACAGATTTAGAAATTGCTTTGGACTACTACAAAGACAAATTCAAAATCAGTTGTGAAAAAGCATAAAGATGTGAGCTGACTGCCCAGCATTCTGCCTTATTTATACATAAAGTGATTCAACAGGCGCTGAACTTCCCACGGCGCATTTTATGCAAAGTTTCAAGACAAAGGTTTTGCCACTAAATCTGAAAGTGCCGCATAGAAATTTAAGATATACTCAGGCTTAAAATACAGGGGCATTATTCTTGAGCTATCCGAAAAACCCGCTTAACTTAAAAAGCCGCTTAAGCCATATTATATTTTCTTCAGCTTTTATTCTTTACCCGGCTGGCATGCAAAATGCCTATGCCAATAAACTGTATTTACCCGTTGGCTATGATGCATTCTGCGGATTACCTGTGTTTACCGGGCAAAATCCTCAAATTGCTACAGCCGAAAAAGACCAGTTCGGAAATAAAATTAGGGGCTGTACTAGATTAGGTTAAATTTGACACCAAAACCGCAATGTTTTGAGCTGCTGTTTTGGTGTTCCATAATTGAATCTAAACTCACATTCTTTCAAAAACAAGGGAAAAGGTTGTTTAGGAATACCATTGTATTTTCTCAATACCCTTTTAGCTTGATTCCAAAAATTCTCTATCCCATTAATGTGATTTTTACCTTCTGAAAACAGCAAAGAATGATTGATTCTTTCATGGTAAAAACCACTTACATCAAGTGCATTGTAGCTGCGATAACAATCCGTATAAACAATACTGTCAGGTGCTATTTTATTAATAATTACAGGCATTAGAGTTATCGCTTTAGTATCAGAAACAACCTTGGTGTACACCTTTCCACCACGCTTTAAAATACCAAATACAGCAACTTTACCAGAAGCCCCACGACCGCGTTTACCCTTACGTATCCCACCAAAATAACTTTCTTCCAACTCCACCTGTCCGTCGAATATTTCAGTGGCTTCTTGTTCTAAATAGCAGGCTATAACTTGCCTAATTTTAGTGTAGAACAGTGCTGCTGAATTAGGATGAATATCCA is drawn from Acinetobacter sp. WCHAc010034 and contains these coding sequences:
- a CDS encoding DUF2058 domain-containing protein, with protein sequence MVKNALQAQLLKAGLVDNKKAKKLSKQAVHEQRTGQSNEAEIKAKIAQDQEQKQARDHAIEQEKKAALHEKELKASILQMINQQKIRNTGGDVTYQFIDGGKIKKLYINQQIYNALVAGSLVIAKENDSYAFLPMALAERINAKMEGFIIVNNSEQNDQTTDEEDPYAAYVIPDDLMW
- a CDS encoding DUF2147 domain-containing protein codes for the protein MNLKFFGAAALLCGLMSPLSAMPFDPLIGTWKVIDDRTGYYVSDIVIRKNSKTQQYSAVITKNRPLPGAPSSELCSKCQGALKNQPILGMEALKGLVAGSSNKQFSQGIWVNPQDGHLYTIDASLNLAGDQMKVYGKAKNANAVSTMTWKKHTDM
- a CDS encoding IS1595 family transposase yields the protein MKISNCKLNRKVQLRLLDFFVLEVTARSAADLLDIHPNSAALFYTKIRQVIACYLEQEATEIFDGQVELEESYFGGIRKGKRGRGASGKVAVFGILKRGGKVYTKVVSDTKAITLMPVIINKIAPDSIVYTDCYRSYNALDVSGFYHERINHSLLFSEGKNHINGIENFWNQAKRVLRKYNGIPKQPFPLFLKECEFRFNYGTPKQQLKTLRFWCQI
- a CDS encoding mechanosensitive ion channel family protein gives rise to the protein MERFTFIQKIQDWSDQYPWLEMLTSLSMVILLAILATFIAKQVVVRGIRKLIAKLPFFNDSIIARHSVIRRITNIVPAVVLMNGIKTVPHVSAEFISLVQTVSQAFIFLTIALAISEMLNIFNLVYQRNPKSKNKPIKGYLQLIKLIIFIVCGLMILGTFLKKDVFTLLAGFGAMAAVLMLVFQNTILSLVASVQISSYDMVRIGDWIEMPSLNADGDVIDMSLHTITVQNFDKTLTTIPTNKLVTDTFKNWRGMAAAGVRRIKRSIYIDQDSVHFMTDDEQKKLKEFLLLGQYLNDKSAEIEQFNQKLSNPAHYNQRRLTNLGTFRAYVELYLKQHPGIARHQSLIIRQLQPTSEGLPLEIYAFTNVTAWKDYEAIQSDIFDHLIAIIPEFGLKIYQAPSGSDLKASLSRLQGN
- a CDS encoding ArsR/SmtB family transcription factor, which gives rise to MNSDLEISSMRDSAELVVGVLKSLANTDRLLILCHLAQKELNVSQIEQITQISQPTLSQQLMMLRKSDVVTTRRDGKQIYYSIKDPNLVTVLQTLYQLYCHQAHKPL
- a CDS encoding YoaK family protein, which translates into the protein MPFYTLPLWVQFGAFFLAMNAGMVNVLGLVTVLHQSVSHMTGNVSMLALAVLNWHPASIVYLFCITLSYVIGSFYSGLILGNSHFRLGRLYGAPLSLVAFFTFLCWLLLPYFPRYALLWACVAMGVQNAMVSHYKGTIIRTTHLSGVLTDLGLALGYRARGLEVERKRVILHLLILFGFFIGGLIASLIYPLLKLNSFLVPAAFSLALSTVYWVIYLRYRHIQN
- a CDS encoding SulP family inorganic anion transporter, coding for MPDFKAQILKHLPAWQWLQDYSAGKFKSDALAALIVIAMLVPQGMAYAMLAGLPPIMGLYASMIPMIMYALIGGSTTLSIGPVAIISMMTFATLNPLFEAGSPAYIEAAMLLALLVGIISLLLGLLRFGFLIQLISHPVIKSFIIASALLIALGQLKFLVDIPLNGNSIPEFIQSLVQYMPNADMTSLIFGIASILFLIYLPKILNSQAVQGRIGSTNFIVKSVPLILVVISIALTVYFGLKDLGIKTVGEIPSGFPPVRIPHWNLDLVLTLLPGAAMIAMISFVESLSIAQATALQQRSHLNSNQELAALGLANISAGLTSTFPVTGSLSRTVVNADAGAKTPMAGVLSSLLIILVTLYFTGFFKDLPLVILAATIIVSIWKLADFKPFLDTWRYSKADGIAMWITFFGVIFIDISTGLMIGIVSTFILMLWRISRPHIAVIGLVEGTQHFRNVQRRHVLTSPEIMSMRIDENLTFLNANALKGFLINQVSQHPQLRHVVINCSSVSSIDFSALEMLEDINSELDKLDIRLHFSEIKGPVMDRLQHSKLLRQLSGKIYLTHYQAMQDLSRNTAEYLI
- the sstT gene encoding serine/threonine transporter SstT, with amino-acid sequence MFSAFTRLSLVTRIIIAIILGVLVAVLFPNAAPYLSLLGDLFIKALKSVAPILVFVLVLSSIANFKVGSSNAYIKPIMLMYASGMLFAALSAVVASMLFPSVLFLDAPAQGELSPPGSLAEILKNLLLSFVANPVTAISEANFIGILAWAVALGAAFRHASDQTKVFLTEAAEAVNRVIRLVISFAPIGIFGLVAVTFADAGLSTLVSYAHLLAVLLGTMLFVALAINPLMVGLVTRENPYPLVFQCLRESGITAFFTRSSAANIPVNLDLAKRLGVPESTASVAIPLGATINMAGASVTITVLTLATVHTLGISVDFTTMLILSVIATVSACGASGVAGGSLLLIPVACGLFGISSDIAMQVVAIGMVISVLQDSTETALNSSTDVLFTAAVDRGLR